The proteins below come from a single Cottoperca gobio chromosome 11, fCotGob3.1, whole genome shotgun sequence genomic window:
- the serinc2 gene encoding serine incorporator 2, translating to MGACLALGSLASCASCLCGSASCLLSSCCPSAFNSTVSRLAFSFLLLLGTLVSVIMILPGMEEHLKQIPGFCLGGTSIPGIDNKVNCDIIVGYKSVYRMCFAMACFFFLFFIVMIRVRSSKDPRAAIQNGFWFFKFLLLVGITVGAFFIPDGIFNTVWFYFGMVGSFFFIIIQLILLVDFAHSWSQSWLEKAEEGNSKFWFAALLTVTFVFYALAFTAVVLFYVFYTQPDDCTEHKVFISLNFIFCIIVSIVAILPKVQDAQPSSGLLQASFISLYTMYITWSAMSNNPNRKCNPSLLSLVQSIPSTPAPGPAAPTQAPGNTQWWDAQGIVGLIIFLFCTLYASIRSSNNATVNKLMQTEENQGLTNDFEAAGEDGVRRATDNEEEGVTYNYSFFHFSLFLASLYIMMTLTNWYMPDTNYEAMQTSMPAVWVKIGSSWFGLGIFLWTLVAPLVLTNRDFS from the exons ATGGGTGCTTGTTTGGCATTGGGTTCCCTCGCCAGTTGT GCGTCCTGTTTGTGCGGCTCggcctcctgcctcctgtcaTCATGCTGCCCGTCAGCGTTCAACTCCACCGTGAGCCGGCTGGCCTTctccttcctgctgctgctcgggACTCTGGTGTCCGTCATCATGATTCTCCCAGGAATGGAGGAACATCTGAAGCAG ATCCCTGGTTTCTGCCTCGGTGGCACATCCATACCCGGCATAGACAACAAGGTGAACTGTGACATCATCGTCGGCTACAAGTCAGTGTACCGCATGTGCTTCGCCATGgcctgcttcttcttcctcttcttcatcgtcATGATCCGCGTGCGCAGCAGCAAGGACCCCCGAGCCGCCATCCAAAATGG GTTCTGGTTCTTCAAGTTCCTGTTGCTGGTTGGAATAACTGTGGGAGCTTTCTTCATCCCAGATGGCATCTTTAATACAG TGTGGTTTTACTTTGGCATGGTGGGCTcgttcttcttcatcatcatccagCTCATCCTGCTGGTGGACTTTGCTCATTCCTGGAGTCAGTCCTGGCTGGAGAAGGCCGAAGAAGGAAACTCCAAGTTCTGGTTTGCAG CTCTGCTGACCGTCACCTTCGTCTTCTACGCTTTGGCTTTCACGGCTGTCGTGCTTTTCTACGTGTTTTATACGCAGCCGGACGACTGCACCGAGCACAAAGTCTTCATCAGCCTCAACTTCATATTCTGCATCATCGTGTCCATCGTGGCCATTCTGCCCAAAGTTCAG GACGCTCAGCCCAGCTCAGGCCTCCTCCAGGCCTCCTTCATCTCCCTCTACACCATGTATATCACCTGGTCCGCCATGAGCAACAACCCCA ACCGGAAGTGTAACCCCAGTCTGCTGAGTTTGGTCCAGTCCATCCCTTCGACCCCGGCACCAGGACCGGCGGCTCCCACCCAAGCCCCAGGAAACACCCAGTGGTGGGACGCACAGGGCATCGTGGGATTGATCATTTTCTTGTTCTGTACTCTTTACGCCAG TATCCGCTCCTCCAACAACGCCACGGTGAATAAGCTGATGCAGACTGAGGAGAACCAGGGGTTGACGAACGACTTCGAGGCGGCAGGGGAAGACGGAGTCCGACGGGCCACGGACAACGAAGAGGAAGGAGTCACCTACAACTACTCCTTCTTCCACTTCAGCCTCTTTCTGGCCTCCCTCTACATCATGATGACCCTCACCAACTGGTACAT GCCCGACACTAACTACGAGGCCATGCAGACCTCCATGCCGGCCGTGTGGGTGAAGATCGGCTCCAGCTGGTTCGGGTTGGGCATCTTCCTCTGGACCCTGGTGGCTCCGCTCGTGCTCACCAACAGAGACTTCAGCTAA